In Paenibacillus sp. G2S3, a single window of DNA contains:
- the gcvPB gene encoding aminomethyl-transferring glycine dehydrogenase subunit GcvPB → MKPEQSLIFELSRPGRSAYSLPLCDVPQEESLESLIPSGLLRSEPVVLPEVSEVDVIRHYTSLSRRNFGVDNGFYPLGSCTMKYNPKINEDVARFSGLAKIHPYQPEESIQGALELMYTLQNDLSALTGMDAVSLQPAAGAHGEWTGLMMIRAYHESHGETRTKVIVPDSSHGTNPASASAAGLETITIPSTDKGMVDLEALKAAVGSDTAALMLTNPSTLGLFETQIVEIAEIVHEAGGLLYYDGANSNAIMGITRPGDMGFDVVHLNLHKTMSTPHGGGGPGAGPVGVKSILIPFLPQPTVVKNEDSSFSLDFGGPESIGRVKAFYGNFGILVRAYAYIRTYGPDGLREVSENAVLNANYMMHRLAPYFEIPYPGVCKHEFVMSGRNLKQYGVRTLDVAKRLLDFGYHPPTVYFPLTVEECMMIEPTETESKETLDGFIDTMIQIVKEAQETPEIVINAPHTTEISRLDETQAARKPVLNCSCG, encoded by the coding sequence ATGAAACCGGAGCAAAGTCTAATTTTTGAATTAAGTCGTCCCGGCCGTTCGGCCTATTCCTTGCCACTATGCGATGTGCCGCAGGAAGAAAGCTTGGAATCTCTGATTCCATCAGGTTTACTTCGTAGCGAACCCGTCGTGCTTCCAGAAGTATCGGAAGTGGATGTCATTCGCCACTATACTTCGCTTTCACGCCGCAACTTCGGCGTAGATAACGGCTTCTATCCACTGGGTTCATGCACGATGAAATATAATCCGAAAATCAACGAAGATGTTGCCCGCTTCTCCGGCCTAGCTAAGATCCACCCTTACCAGCCGGAAGAAAGCATTCAAGGCGCACTGGAATTAATGTATACCCTGCAAAATGACTTGTCCGCACTAACAGGCATGGATGCAGTATCCTTACAGCCTGCCGCAGGTGCGCATGGTGAATGGACCGGTCTCATGATGATCCGTGCCTACCATGAAAGCCACGGCGAGACCCGCACGAAGGTTATCGTGCCGGATTCCTCGCACGGCACCAATCCTGCTAGTGCTTCAGCAGCAGGACTTGAAACGATCACGATCCCTTCCACAGATAAAGGGATGGTTGATCTTGAAGCACTCAAAGCAGCTGTTGGCAGTGACACAGCCGCACTGATGCTGACTAACCCAAGCACGCTCGGCTTGTTCGAAACCCAAATCGTTGAGATCGCCGAAATCGTTCACGAAGCAGGCGGCTTACTCTATTACGATGGAGCGAACTCCAATGCCATTATGGGCATTACCCGCCCCGGTGACATGGGCTTTGACGTTGTGCATTTGAACCTGCATAAGACAATGAGCACCCCACACGGCGGCGGTGGCCCTGGAGCCGGACCTGTCGGCGTAAAATCCATCTTGATTCCGTTCCTCCCACAACCAACTGTGGTGAAAAACGAAGATAGCAGCTTCTCACTCGACTTCGGCGGACCTGAATCCATTGGACGCGTGAAAGCTTTTTACGGCAACTTTGGTATTCTCGTTCGTGCCTACGCCTATATCCGCACCTATGGCCCAGACGGACTGCGTGAGGTATCCGAAAATGCCGTTCTGAATGCGAACTATATGATGCACCGTCTGGCGCCGTATTTTGAAATCCCATATCCGGGCGTATGTAAGCATGAATTCGTAATGTCCGGCCGGAATCTCAAGCAATATGGCGTGCGCACCTTGGACGTTGCAAAACGGTTGCTCGACTTTGGCTACCATCCACCAACCGTGTACTTCCCACTGACTGTAGAGGAATGTATGATGATCGAGCCGACGGAAACCGAAAGTAAAGAAACGCTCGATGGCTTCATCGATACAATGATCCAGATCGTGAAAGAAGCGCAGGAGACACCGGAGATCGTAATCAACGCACCGCATACCACTGAGATTAGCCGTTTGGATGAGACCCAAGCCGCGCGTAAGCCAGTGTTGAATTGTTCTTGCGGTTAA